Proteins encoded within one genomic window of Thermococcus celer Vu 13 = JCM 8558:
- the rfbD gene encoding dTDP-4-dehydrorhamnose reductase: MRVAIIGAKGQLGTDLVRTFGEDPAFGVIPLTHADLDVTVPETLKVLRKLKPNVIINTAAYVRVDDAELYPEKAFQVNAIGALNVARIANKIDAINVYISTDYVFDGEKGEPYTEEDVPNPINVYGVSKLAGEVFTRNYSQKHYIIRVASLYGKAGASGKGGNFVEWVIERARRGEELRIVDDQFMSPTYTMDVARTLGKFLKLGPEFGVYHMVNEGFCSWYEFTKAIFEILEWDVEVKPIKSSELNRLARRPGFSALENAKIHDIGLKMPGWKEGLREYLSEKDYF; the protein is encoded by the coding sequence ATGAGGGTCGCAATAATCGGAGCCAAAGGTCAATTGGGGACGGATCTGGTAAGAACCTTCGGGGAGGATCCGGCTTTCGGGGTCATTCCATTAACCCACGCCGATCTGGACGTCACCGTCCCCGAAACCCTGAAGGTCCTGAGGAAATTGAAGCCCAACGTCATCATCAACACGGCCGCGTACGTAAGGGTGGATGATGCCGAGCTTTACCCGGAGAAAGCCTTTCAAGTTAATGCAATCGGAGCTTTGAATGTTGCACGGATAGCCAACAAAATTGATGCTATTAATGTCTACATCAGCACGGACTACGTCTTCGATGGAGAGAAGGGCGAGCCCTACACTGAGGAAGATGTTCCCAACCCGATAAACGTCTACGGGGTGAGTAAACTGGCCGGGGAGGTGTTCACGAGGAACTATTCTCAAAAGCACTATATCATCCGTGTGGCGAGCCTCTACGGGAAGGCCGGTGCGAGCGGGAAGGGAGGTAACTTCGTGGAGTGGGTTATCGAAAGGGCAAGGCGCGGGGAGGAGCTAAGGATAGTGGACGACCAGTTCATGAGCCCCACCTACACAATGGACGTCGCCAGAACCCTGGGGAAGTTTTTAAAGCTCGGACCGGAGTTTGGAGTTTATCACATGGTGAACGAAGGCTTTTGCTCGTGGTATGAATTTACAAAGGCAATATTTGAGATTTTGGAGTGGGATGTTGAGGTGAAACCCATAAAGTCGAGCGAGCTTAACAGGCTGGCGAGGAGGCCGGGGTTCTCGGCCCTGGAGAACGCGAAGATTCACGACATCGGCTTAAAAATGCCCGGATGGAAGGAGGGGCTGAGGGAATATTTAAGTGAAAAGGATTATTTTTAG
- a CDS encoding type II toxin-antitoxin system VapC family toxin, with protein MIVIDASSLTKYILREENWRRVREYLLDDPYSLTLALAEVSNAIWKHHVLYRRISKKEVEVMFEAVKKLREDVVIFEPFEGYLGDAAKIAIDWRIPVYDALYLAQAKKYGGLLTSDEEQWKIAKKLGIKVEYVE; from the coding sequence GTGATAGTAATTGATGCATCTTCCCTGACCAAGTACATCTTGAGGGAGGAGAACTGGAGAAGGGTTAGGGAATACCTGCTGGACGATCCATACTCCTTAACTCTGGCTTTGGCTGAAGTATCAAACGCCATCTGGAAGCATCACGTGTTATACCGGAGGATATCAAAAAAAGAGGTCGAGGTAATGTTTGAGGCCGTGAAAAAGCTCAGGGAGGACGTTGTGATTTTTGAGCCGTTCGAAGGCTATCTCGGGGATGCCGCAAAGATAGCGATTGACTGGAGGATTCCGGTTTACGATGCGCTCTACTTGGCCCAAGCAAAGAAATACGGAGGTCTCCTAACGAGTGATGAGGAACAGTGGAAAATTGCAAAAAAGCTCGGAATTAAAGTGGAATACGTGGAATGA
- a CDS encoding flippase, with protein MNTVQRIAKNMMVLITARILSMLFGFFYVMYTARYLGPANYGILAFALALNGIFGVITNFGLDPLTVREVARDKSLAKKYLANGIVLKLTFGVLTFLLVFGVVYLLGYPDITRKVVYIITLSTVVNGINNLFNDVYQAFERMEFMSIGQILGSALSLVFAVIAIKLGLNVVHFAMIPLAVSLILLVYHAIITTWKFLKPKVEVDVGFWRSTLREAWPFALTAVFVSIYYWIDSVMLSYMKGDEVVGWYNAAYRLVLILLVIPGIYFTSLYPLMSRFFKDSKDSLRFTFERSFKYMSMLAFPIGVGTTLLADRIILFIFGPAYLPSAKALQILVWSVVCIYLSSPYGQLVRSANRQGVETKITAMGAVLNTVLNAIIIPKWSYVGASSTTLATELFVTLFYFYTFRKTEFFGPLILIHMGRAMVASIIMGAFIWFFPRLNLLLIIGSSITIYFITYYALNGVDVTDKKIIKELKGVKAR; from the coding sequence ATGAACACTGTCCAGAGAATAGCAAAAAATATGATGGTACTTATAACTGCGAGAATCCTGAGCATGTTGTTTGGCTTTTTCTACGTAATGTATACTGCGAGGTATCTGGGCCCGGCTAATTATGGTATTCTGGCGTTTGCCCTCGCCTTGAACGGGATTTTTGGTGTTATAACAAATTTTGGCCTTGATCCTTTGACCGTTAGAGAGGTTGCGAGGGATAAAAGCCTGGCTAAAAAGTACCTGGCTAATGGAATTGTGCTGAAGTTAACTTTTGGCGTCTTGACGTTTTTGTTGGTTTTTGGAGTGGTATACCTCTTGGGCTATCCTGATATCACAAGGAAGGTTGTGTATATAATAACTCTATCAACTGTAGTGAACGGGATTAACAACCTTTTCAACGATGTTTACCAGGCTTTCGAGAGGATGGAGTTCATGTCCATTGGACAGATATTGGGGAGTGCGCTTTCTCTGGTTTTTGCAGTAATCGCGATCAAACTAGGATTGAACGTTGTACACTTTGCAATGATTCCTCTTGCTGTGAGTCTGATACTTCTTGTGTATCATGCCATTATAACCACATGGAAGTTCTTAAAGCCGAAGGTTGAGGTGGACGTTGGCTTTTGGAGGAGTACTTTAAGGGAAGCGTGGCCCTTTGCATTGACGGCGGTTTTTGTCTCAATCTACTATTGGATTGATTCCGTCATGCTCTCCTACATGAAGGGGGATGAAGTTGTCGGGTGGTATAATGCGGCTTACCGGTTGGTATTGATTTTACTGGTCATTCCGGGCATTTATTTCACCTCATTGTATCCATTGATGTCGAGGTTTTTTAAGGACTCAAAAGACTCGTTGAGATTCACTTTTGAGCGATCTTTTAAATATATGAGCATGCTTGCCTTTCCAATCGGCGTCGGAACCACACTGTTGGCGGATAGGATAATCCTGTTTATATTTGGTCCAGCATATTTACCATCTGCAAAAGCCCTGCAGATTCTGGTCTGGAGTGTTGTTTGTATTTATTTGAGTTCGCCCTATGGACAGCTGGTTCGCTCAGCTAACAGGCAAGGAGTAGAAACAAAGATTACTGCAATGGGAGCCGTTTTAAATACTGTGTTGAATGCAATCATTATTCCAAAATGGAGCTACGTGGGAGCAAGTTCGACAACTTTAGCAACAGAATTGTTTGTAACGTTGTTTTATTTCTACACTTTTCGAAAAACTGAATTTTTTGGGCCTCTCATTTTGATTCACATGGGCAGAGCAATGGTTGCTTCTATTATAATGGGAGCATTCATATGGTTCTTTCCGAGGCTTAACCTGCTCTTAATAATAGGATCAAGCATTACGATATACTTTATAACTTATTATGCTCTAAATGGTGTAGATGTAACTGATAAGAAAATTATAAAGGAACTCAAAGGGGTGAAAGCAAGATGA
- a CDS encoding glycosyltransferase family 4 protein yields MKINYTMFGTGLTGGVRVILEIANHLVKRGHEVTITSLGRENDHKWFPLKARTIYVKRPKYILGARYVIRKYLKNHWFEAYPQAEIRKLAEATPDDIDINVATFCFTAYSVFASEKGVPFYHMQHYEPLFFDDAFLKKLAEGTYHLPLNKISNSIWLHNIMKEKYGVETPIVNPAIDHNVFYPREIEKESNKLRVIAFGKQTRWKGFPELLKAMEVVMKQRNDVEFVVYGAKKPTYESRVPYKFVQRPSDEELAQLYSSADVVVTASWYESFPLPPLEAMACGAPVVTTRYGTEDYAFHGKNALVVPPKDPKALAEAILRLLNDEDLREQFRREGPKTAKRFTWDNTVDKVEKLFKGALKG; encoded by the coding sequence ATGAAAATTAACTACACCATGTTTGGAACTGGCTTAACTGGTGGAGTTAGGGTAATACTGGAAATAGCAAATCACCTAGTTAAGAGAGGACATGAGGTAACAATAACATCTCTCGGAAGAGAAAACGACCATAAGTGGTTTCCACTAAAAGCCAGGACAATCTATGTTAAAAGGCCAAAGTACATTCTTGGGGCAAGATACGTGATTAGAAAATACCTAAAAAACCATTGGTTTGAGGCCTACCCCCAAGCTGAAATAAGGAAGCTTGCAGAAGCTACTCCAGATGATATTGACATAAATGTGGCTACCTTTTGCTTCACTGCATATTCAGTATTCGCAAGTGAAAAAGGTGTCCCCTTTTATCACATGCAACACTATGAACCGCTGTTTTTTGATGATGCTTTTTTAAAGAAATTGGCGGAAGGAACATATCACCTTCCTCTAAACAAGATTTCAAATTCCATATGGCTTCATAACATTATGAAGGAAAAATATGGGGTCGAGACACCTATAGTTAATCCAGCTATTGATCACAATGTCTTTTATCCTCGAGAGATTGAAAAAGAAAGTAACAAGTTAAGAGTTATTGCCTTTGGAAAACAAACACGGTGGAAAGGGTTTCCAGAGTTATTGAAGGCAATGGAGGTTGTAATGAAACAGAGAAATGATGTGGAATTTGTAGTGTATGGTGCCAAAAAGCCAACTTATGAATCAAGAGTTCCATATAAGTTCGTTCAAAGACCATCAGACGAAGAACTGGCGCAACTTTATTCCTCTGCTGATGTGGTTGTAACTGCTTCTTGGTATGAGAGTTTCCCACTCCCACCACTTGAGGCAATGGCATGTGGGGCACCCGTTGTAACTACGAGGTATGGAACGGAAGATTATGCATTCCATGGGAAGAATGCATTAGTGGTTCCGCCTAAAGATCCCAAAGCATTAGCTGAAGCAATATTGAGATTGTTAAATGATGAAGACCTAAGAGAACAATTCCGGAGGGAAGGGCCAAAGACAGCGAAGCGATTTACATGGGATAATACAGTAGACAAAGTAGAGAAGTTATTCAAAGGTGCTCTTAAAGGGTGA
- the vapB gene encoding type II toxin-antitoxin system VapB family antitoxin: MEVLSIRIPRELKRKMKEVDVNWSEEIRKFIEAKVREYRKKKALEEIDKMLAGLPETEKGTARKYVREDRDSN; encoded by the coding sequence ATGGAAGTTCTCAGCATAAGGATCCCCCGCGAGCTCAAGAGGAAGATGAAGGAGGTTGACGTTAACTGGAGCGAAGAAATCAGAAAATTCATTGAAGCCAAGGTTAGAGAATACAGGAAAAAGAAGGCCCTGGAGGAGATCGATAAAATGCTTGCAGGCTTACCGGAAACAGAGAAAGGAACCGCGAGAAAGTACGTGAGGGAGGACCGTGATAGTAATTGA